A stretch of the Thiocystis violascens DSM 198 genome encodes the following:
- a CDS encoding DUF433 domain-containing protein: MPDLSRITLDPDICHGKPCIRHLRWPVEVILDLVSAGMGWDEILADHPELERDDILACLHYACLPAGVW; this comes from the coding sequence ATGCCTGATTTGAGCCGTATTACTCTCGACCCGGACATTTGCCATGGCAAACCCTGCATCCGCCATCTGCGCTGGCCGGTGGAGGTGATCCTCGACCTCGTGTCCGCTGGCATGGGCTGGGATGAGATCCTGGCCGATCATCCGGAATTGGAGCGTGACGACATCCTGGCCTGTCTGCACTATGCCTGCCTGCCTGCTGGTGTCTGGTGA
- a CDS encoding DNA gyrase inhibitor YacG: MATIVACPHCGKPVEWTETSTWRPFCSKRCRLIDLGDWLEENHRISDCADDPSEDPPPSDAHDTHH, translated from the coding sequence ATGGCTACGATCGTTGCCTGTCCCCATTGCGGAAAGCCGGTGGAATGGACCGAAACCTCGACCTGGCGTCCCTTCTGCAGCAAACGCTGCCGTCTGATCGATCTCGGCGACTGGCTGGAAGAAAATCACCGGATCAGCGATTGCGCGGATGACCCGAGCGAGGATCCGCCGCCATCCGACGCACACGATACCCATCATTAG
- a CDS encoding type II toxin-antitoxin system PemK/MazF family toxin → MGDIRRGDIVLAAAAGDYGKPRPWLVVQADKYIGADGPDSILVCPFTSHQETLPYRVPVSLPYGDAVRASWAMTDKLMAVKRERIRASVGRVSSQEFAAIESAIADLLGLALAQ, encoded by the coding sequence GTGGGAGACATAAGGCGTGGGGATATCGTGCTCGCGGCGGCAGCGGGCGACTACGGTAAGCCAAGACCCTGGCTGGTCGTCCAGGCCGACAAGTATATTGGCGCCGACGGTCCGGACTCTATCCTCGTCTGTCCCTTTACCAGTCACCAAGAGACCCTGCCCTACCGCGTTCCGGTTAGTCTTCCATACGGAGACGCTGTCCGAGCGTCCTGGGCAATGACGGATAAGCTCATGGCCGTGAAACGGGAACGTATTCGAGCGTCCGTCGGCAGGGTGTCGTCTCAGGAATTCGCCGCAATCGAATCCGCGATCGCAGATCTTCTGGGATTGGCCTTGGCGCAGTAG
- a CDS encoding DUF2126 domain-containing protein → MSILVALNHKTEYHFDRSVNLSPHVVRLRPAPHCRTAIRSYSLKVEPAEHFINWQQDAYGNYLARLVFPEKTRKLSVEVDVIAEMITINPFDFFLEDYAFYYPFEYDPELRKELAPYLEITEDGPLLKKWLKDVDRTKRETVYFLVDLNQRLQQDIGYVIRLEPGVQTCEQTLGTGKGSCRDTGWLLVQILRHLGLAARFVSGYLVQLTADVKSLDGPSGPEKDFTDLHAWAEVYVPGAGWIGLDPTSGLFASEGHIPLACSPAPRSAAPITGATDECEVEFYFHNEIARIHEDPRVTKPYTPEQWESIESLGHQVDAELKANDVRLTMGGEPTFVSIDDMDGAEWNIDALGPTKKPLAEDLMRRLKKRFAPGGLLHIGQGKWYPGEQLPRWALSCYWRKDGEPVWHDPDLFGLENTSYGHGPAEAERFIRTLARHLGVDPDHADKAHEDVWYYLWKEARLPVNVDPLDNKLKDPNERKRIARLFSEGLDKVTGYLLPLRWWGFGIDGGWKSGRWTFRDGNLFLIPGDSPMGFRLPLDALPYVPDSKLDRVPERNPFEPVAPLRSPFDEVARRYSRLVEPAQAPQTIREQGVQPRDLAARYGRLAPADHAHQDVRQQIALPDDLHPDLIRTALCIEPREGRLYCFMPPLTHLEHWLDLVMCIEDTAAELKLPIIIEGYEPPKDFRLQKLAVTPDPGVIEVNIHPAERWDDMVRDTAILYEEARLARLGTEKFMLDGRHTGTGGGNHVTLGGPTPADSPLLRKPDLVQSLIAYWQHHPSLSYLFSGMFIGPTSQAPRVDEARDDRLYELDIAFQQMPTGEIPQPWIVDRVLRNLLTDVTGNTHRTEFCIDKLYSPDSSAGRQGLVEFRGFEMPPHYQMSLAQLLLLRTLVARFWKEPYARKPIRWGTELHDRFLLPHFARQDFEDVICDMRRAGYPIDAAWFDPFFEFRFPHYGDLVTENGINMELRAAIEPWHVLGEEVTAQGTSRFVDSSVERMQVKVNGMVGDRHVLVCNGRRVPLRPTGRKAEFVAGIRFKAWSPPSGLHPTIPAHSPLVFEIVDLWNRRSLGGCTYYVAHPGGRSESNFPVNSYEAESRRIARFRLMGHTPGVIDPPPEEPAGEHPYTLDLRYRPGC, encoded by the coding sequence ATGTCGATTTTGGTTGCCCTGAACCACAAGACCGAATATCACTTCGATCGCTCGGTCAACCTCTCGCCCCATGTCGTGCGTCTGCGCCCCGCGCCGCACTGCCGCACGGCGATCCGCTCCTATTCGCTCAAGGTCGAACCGGCGGAACACTTCATCAACTGGCAGCAGGACGCCTACGGCAACTATCTGGCCCGCTTGGTCTTCCCGGAAAAGACCCGGAAACTCTCGGTCGAGGTCGATGTGATCGCCGAGATGATCACCATCAATCCCTTTGATTTCTTTCTGGAAGATTACGCGTTTTATTATCCCTTCGAGTACGACCCCGAGCTGCGCAAGGAACTGGCGCCCTATCTGGAGATCACCGAGGACGGCCCGCTGCTGAAAAAATGGCTGAAGGATGTCGACCGCACCAAGCGCGAGACCGTCTATTTCCTGGTCGACCTCAACCAGCGCCTTCAGCAGGACATCGGCTATGTCATCCGCCTGGAGCCGGGCGTGCAGACCTGCGAACAGACCCTGGGCACCGGCAAGGGCTCCTGCCGCGACACCGGCTGGCTTTTGGTGCAGATCCTGCGCCATCTTGGACTGGCCGCACGCTTCGTCTCCGGCTATCTGGTGCAGTTGACGGCGGACGTGAAGTCGCTCGACGGTCCGTCCGGCCCCGAGAAGGATTTCACCGACCTGCACGCCTGGGCCGAGGTCTATGTGCCGGGCGCCGGCTGGATCGGGCTCGATCCCACCTCCGGCCTCTTCGCCAGCGAGGGTCATATCCCGCTCGCCTGCTCGCCCGCCCCGCGCAGCGCCGCGCCCATCACCGGCGCGACCGACGAGTGCGAGGTGGAGTTCTATTTCCATAACGAGATCGCGCGCATCCACGAAGACCCGCGCGTCACCAAACCTTACACGCCCGAGCAATGGGAGTCGATCGAGTCGCTCGGCCATCAGGTCGACGCCGAGCTGAAGGCCAATGACGTGCGTCTGACCATGGGCGGCGAGCCCACCTTCGTCTCCATCGACGACATGGACGGCGCCGAGTGGAATATCGACGCGCTGGGGCCGACCAAGAAGCCGCTGGCCGAGGATCTGATGCGCCGGCTGAAAAAGCGTTTCGCGCCCGGCGGACTGCTGCACATCGGTCAGGGCAAATGGTATCCGGGCGAGCAACTGCCGCGCTGGGCGCTGTCCTGCTACTGGCGCAAGGACGGCGAGCCGGTATGGCACGACCCCGATCTGTTCGGGCTGGAGAACACCAGCTACGGTCACGGCCCCGCCGAGGCCGAGCGCTTCATCCGCACCCTCGCCCGCCATCTGGGCGTCGATCCGGACCACGCCGACAAGGCCCACGAGGATGTCTGGTATTACCTCTGGAAGGAGGCGCGTCTGCCGGTCAACGTCGATCCGCTCGACAACAAGCTCAAGGACCCCAACGAACGCAAGCGCATCGCCCGGCTGTTCAGCGAGGGGCTGGATAAAGTCACCGGCTACCTGCTGCCGTTGCGCTGGTGGGGCTTCGGGATCGATGGGGGCTGGAAGAGCGGGCGCTGGACCTTCCGTGACGGCAACCTCTTTCTGATCCCCGGCGATTCGCCGATGGGCTTCCGTCTCCCGCTGGATGCCCTGCCCTATGTCCCGGACAGCAAACTGGACCGGGTGCCCGAACGCAACCCCTTCGAGCCGGTCGCGCCGCTGCGCTCGCCCTTCGACGAGGTCGCCCGCCGCTACAGCCGGCTGGTCGAACCGGCCCAGGCGCCCCAGACCATCCGCGAACAGGGCGTGCAGCCGCGCGATCTGGCCGCGCGTTACGGACGGCTCGCGCCCGCCGATCACGCGCATCAGGACGTGCGCCAACAGATCGCGCTGCCCGACGACCTGCACCCCGACCTGATCCGTACCGCGCTCTGCATCGAGCCGCGCGAGGGCCGGCTCTACTGCTTCATGCCGCCGCTGACCCATCTGGAGCACTGGCTGGATCTGGTGATGTGCATCGAGGACACGGCCGCCGAACTCAAGCTGCCGATCATCATCGAGGGCTATGAGCCGCCGAAGGATTTCCGCTTGCAGAAGCTCGCGGTCACCCCGGACCCCGGCGTCATCGAGGTCAACATCCACCCGGCCGAACGCTGGGACGACATGGTGCGCGACACCGCCATCCTCTACGAAGAGGCGCGGCTCGCCCGGCTCGGCACCGAGAAGTTCATGCTCGACGGACGCCACACCGGCACCGGCGGCGGCAACCATGTCACCCTCGGCGGCCCCACGCCAGCGGACAGCCCGCTGCTGCGCAAGCCCGATCTGGTGCAGAGCCTGATCGCCTACTGGCAGCATCACCCGAGCCTGTCCTATCTCTTCTCCGGCATGTTCATCGGCCCCACCAGTCAGGCCCCACGGGTCGACGAGGCGCGCGACGACCGGCTCTACGAACTGGATATCGCCTTCCAGCAGATGCCGACCGGCGAGATCCCCCAGCCCTGGATCGTCGACCGGGTGCTACGCAATCTGCTGACCGACGTCACCGGCAACACCCACCGCACCGAGTTCTGCATCGACAAGCTCTACTCGCCCGACTCCTCGGCGGGCCGACAGGGTCTGGTGGAGTTCCGCGGCTTCGAGATGCCGCCGCATTATCAGATGAGCTTGGCGCAGTTGCTGCTGCTGCGTACCCTGGTCGCCCGTTTCTGGAAAGAACCCTACGCCCGCAAACCCATCCGCTGGGGCACCGAGCTGCATGATCGCTTCCTCCTGCCGCATTTCGCGCGGCAGGACTTCGAGGACGTGATCTGCGACATGCGCCGCGCCGGCTATCCGATCGACGCAGCCTGGTTCGATCCCTTCTTCGAGTTCCGTTTCCCGCATTACGGCGATCTCGTCACCGAGAACGGCATCAACATGGAACTGCGCGCCGCCATCGAACCCTGGCATGTGCTGGGCGAGGAAGTCACCGCGCAAGGCACCTCGCGCTTCGTCGACAGCTCGGTGGAACGCATGCAAGTCAAGGTCAACGGCATGGTCGGCGACCGCCATGTGCTGGTCTGCAACGGTCGGCGCGTCCCGCTGCGCCCGACCGGACGCAAGGCCGAATTCGTCGCCGGCATCCGCTTCAAGGCGTGGAGTCCGCCATCGGGTCTGCACCCAACGATCCCGGCCCACAGCCCGCTGGTCTTCGAGATCGTCGATCTCTGGAACCGGCGCAGCCTGGGCGGCTGCACCTACTATGTCGCCCACCCCGGCGGCCGCAGCGAGAGCAACTTCCCGGTCAACAGCTATGAAGCCGAGAGTCGACGCATCGCCCGCTTCCGGCTGATGGGGCATACGCCAGGGGTGATCGATCCGCCGCCCGAGGAGCCGGCGGGCGAGCATCCCTATACGCTGGATCTAAGGTATCGTCCGGGATGCTGA
- a CDS encoding SLC13 family permease — translation MTFFVVTVFLLVYLGMLLGGLPFLQLDRTGVVLLGAIALVASETVPMDQVWRAIHLPTLALLFSFMVISAQLRLGGFYGWAVGRLGRLDLSPPALLGALIAVAAGLSAVFSNDIVCLAMAPVLVEVCLDRRLDPIPYLLSLACAANVGSAATLIGNPQNMLIGETLALSFAEYLLVAAIPVMLGLIVTWGIVAGLTRGRWQLRASPPEPPTHERTAEHWPTLNRWQSIKGLTVATVLFAGFLFIPWPRALMALAGAALLLTSRRLHSFRMLGLVDWQLLVLFIGLFIVNHALQQTGLPAQAVAALATQGVDLHAPTPLFVTSFLLSNLVSNVPAVMLLLPVATDPISGPLLALSSTLAGNLLIVGSIANIIVIQAADRRGIRIDWRGHARIGVPVTLATLAIAALALWLGQRLDG, via the coding sequence ATGACTTTTTTCGTCGTCACGGTCTTCCTGCTGGTCTATCTGGGCATGCTCCTCGGCGGTCTGCCCTTCCTGCAACTGGACCGCACCGGCGTGGTGCTGTTGGGCGCGATCGCGCTGGTGGCATCGGAAACCGTCCCCATGGATCAGGTCTGGCGGGCCATTCACCTGCCGACGCTGGCGCTACTGTTTTCCTTCATGGTGATCTCGGCGCAACTGCGACTCGGCGGTTTTTACGGCTGGGCGGTCGGGCGGCTGGGCCGGCTCGACCTGTCGCCGCCCGCGCTGCTGGGCGCGCTGATCGCCGTCGCCGCCGGTTTGTCGGCGGTCTTCAGCAATGACATCGTCTGTCTCGCCATGGCGCCGGTGCTGGTGGAGGTCTGTCTTGACCGGCGACTCGACCCCATCCCCTACCTGCTGAGCCTCGCCTGCGCCGCCAATGTCGGCTCGGCGGCGACCCTCATCGGCAACCCGCAAAACATGCTGATCGGCGAGACCCTGGCGCTGTCGTTCGCCGAGTATCTGCTCGTCGCCGCCATTCCAGTGATGCTGGGACTGATCGTCACCTGGGGCATCGTCGCGGGACTCACCCGAGGACGCTGGCAACTTCGGGCGTCGCCGCCAGAACCGCCGACACACGAACGCACCGCCGAACACTGGCCCACGCTCAACCGCTGGCAAAGCATCAAGGGGCTGACGGTCGCGACGGTGCTGTTCGCCGGTTTTCTCTTCATCCCCTGGCCGCGCGCGCTGATGGCGCTGGCCGGGGCCGCGCTCCTGCTGACCAGCCGACGACTGCATTCGTTCCGCATGCTGGGGCTGGTGGACTGGCAATTGCTGGTACTGTTCATCGGCCTTTTCATCGTCAATCACGCACTGCAACAAACCGGCCTGCCCGCCCAGGCCGTCGCCGCGCTGGCGACCCAGGGCGTCGATTTGCACGCGCCGACACCACTCTTCGTGACCAGTTTCCTGCTCAGCAATCTGGTCTCCAATGTCCCGGCGGTCATGCTCCTGCTGCCCGTGGCGACCGACCCGATCAGCGGCCCGCTGCTGGCGCTGTCGAGTACGCTGGCGGGCAATCTGCTGATTGTCGGCAGTATCGCCAACATCATCGTCATCCAGGCCGCCGATCGGCGGGGCATCCGCATCGACTGGCGCGGCCACGCGCGTATCGGCGTGCCGGTGACATTGGCGACGTTGGCGATCGCGGCCCTCGCATTGTGGCTGGGACAGCGACTGGACGGCTAA
- the zapD gene encoding cell division protein ZapD, which translates to MSTSITFEHPLNERIRIFLRLEHLFERFEHFVRQFDPSATRAAIDALLEIVAITARSDIKNEILKELEHHIGAIHRLADKPGVDPKALEQVLSDLDDAIDGVRHIGSPIGQTAREDDFLKAIAQRSSIPGGACSFDLPHYHFWLIQPPEIRQTRFDHWLLDLTPAFSAIDLALSLIRGSTAPRRVLAEGGFFQEALDLDASAQMLRVGLDASEALYPEISGHKNRFSIRFMAIESSGRPAQRCDDVSFKLTCCVL; encoded by the coding sequence GTGTCCACATCGATCACCTTCGAACATCCGCTTAACGAACGCATCCGAATCTTTCTGCGGCTCGAACATCTGTTCGAGCGATTCGAGCATTTCGTCCGTCAATTCGACCCCTCCGCCACGCGGGCCGCGATCGATGCCTTGCTGGAGATCGTCGCCATCACGGCACGCTCGGACATCAAGAACGAAATTCTCAAGGAGCTTGAACATCATATCGGCGCCATCCATCGGCTCGCCGACAAGCCCGGCGTCGACCCCAAGGCGCTCGAACAGGTGCTGAGCGACCTTGACGATGCGATCGACGGCGTCCGACACATCGGCAGCCCCATTGGTCAGACGGCCCGCGAGGACGACTTTCTCAAGGCCATCGCTCAACGCAGCAGCATTCCTGGCGGCGCCTGCAGCTTCGACCTGCCGCACTACCATTTCTGGCTGATCCAACCTCCCGAGATACGTCAGACGCGCTTCGACCATTGGCTGCTTGACCTCACGCCAGCCTTCAGCGCCATCGATCTCGCGCTCTCCCTGATTCGGGGCAGCACCGCGCCGCGCCGGGTCTTGGCCGAGGGGGGCTTCTTTCAAGAGGCGTTGGATCTCGATGCATCGGCGCAGATGCTGCGCGTCGGACTCGACGCCTCCGAGGCGCTCTACCCCGAGATCAGCGGACATAAAAACCGCTTCAGCATCCGGTTCATGGCGATCGAATCCAGCGGCCGCCCCGCCCAGCGTTGCGATGACGTCTCCTTCAAACTCACCTGTTGCGTGTTGTAA